The DNA region TTGCCCTTAAAAAAACGGTGGTTGTTGCACCTTTTAGACCCAGGGTGTTTTTTCATCCGGTCGGATCCTGGAATTTGACTCCTTCTGCTGAGATTGAGCTTCGCCGTTTGAGTTCAGCCTTTAAATCTGAAAAACTTAAAGATGGGTGCATTAAAATAGATGGTCATACGGATGAGCAGGGTTGGCCTGGACGGACTTCAAATGAAAATGACTCCCTTAATGCCGAGCTTTCGCTCAAGCGTGTTGAAAGCGTGCGCGATTTTTTAATTTCGCAAGGAGTTGATTCAACCCATGTTTTCGTCCAGGGGTATGGAAGAAGCAGCCCGAGAATTCCCAATGTTAAACTTACGTATGCTCGCCTTGAAAAAGCCGCAAGGGATTCCCTGCACCGAATCAACCGCCGGGTCGAAATGTATCTTATTAGAAAAAAATGCAAGGATGGCTTAGGCATTAATTGCAGCATTTTAAGTGCTGTGGAATGCACCGCAGACACTCTCAAAACTATAAACGCCGGAGATGAACTCAAGTATGTATTAACAGTTCAAAATCATGGAGCTTTTACCGCGAGGGACATTTTGTTGGAAGATATATTCCCACAGCACTTAATCCCTGTCAATAATCAGATTTTCACAACTGGCATTGGAAATTCAAACTATCATTTTTCTCATAACATAGAAGTTCTTCCTCCCGGTTCCATAGCCACAATTGAACTTCTTTTCACTGTGAGTTCCGCACTGCCTGACACCTTGCTCGAAATCGTAAACACTGCCGTTTTAAGCGCCCAAAACGATATGGAACTGGAGAATAATGCGTCCAGCGACACCATTTATGTGTTTGGCGGCCAACCCCCAAACATAGAACCTGTCGCAACGAATGTTAAAATTAAAGGTAGGACTCAAGTCCGTGATGTCCTCATGGGAAGTTATAATTTCTACGACTCGGATCGAGACCCGGAGGGTGAATCAACATTCCGCTGGCTTCGTGACGGCAAGGTTATAAATGGAGAGACTGGGGAAACTTATGAGCTGCAGCCCGGTGACCTAGGTTTCAGAATTCAGTTTGAAGTCACGCCGGTTTCCCAAAGCGGCGCGGGACCGGGAAGCGCAGTCAAAAGTGCAGGAACCAGCCATATTCGTGAACGCCCGAATTCGCCGCCGTCTGCAATTGCTTTGAAAATTATCGGCAAACCTGAAATCGGTACCACTTTACGAGCAAATTATAGATACAATGATTATGAGGGAGATAGACAAGGCGCATCCGTAATCCGGTGGTTGCGAAACGACTCTACCATGTCTGAGCAAACCGGGAAAATTTATAAATTAAGCGCAGTTGATAAAGGTTCTACGATTGGTTTTGAAATTACCCCGATTGCCCGAAGTGGAAAAACACTTGGGAAAACGGTTAGGAGTCTTGCAATCGGACCCATTCATGAGAAGCTAAATAGTCCCCCACAAGTTGCCAGCGTAGAAATTAGGGGCATTCTGGAAGTTGACCAAATTTTGACGGGAAGTTATGTCTGTCATGACCCGGATGGAGATCCGCTGGGCCAGGCGACTCTAAGGTGGCTGCGAAACGGGATTCCGATTCCGAGTGCAACTTCCGGAAATTATAAATTAAGGCTCGAAGATCTGGATACCAGAATTACATTTGAAGTCACCCCAATTTCGCAAACCGGTGTAAAAAGAGGTAAAGCAAAAGCAAGTTTACCAACTCAACCAATAAAGCGTTATCGTCCAAGATAGAAACTCTTTTACAACCCAAATTGAGCGATTGGCTCTTGGCCATTAGCTTTTAGCAAAAAAAAATCAAAAACCAAAGGCCAAAAGCTAATGGCCCGAAGGGTATTTTAAGTCAGAAAGTCATGAGTAGAAAATGCGTTATTTAGTCAAAGCAAAGCTAAAACCAGACCAAGAAAACGCCTTGCTGCAAGCCATTGAAAGCCGCACATTGGGTGAAGGCTCAATTGCCGGCGGAGAATATTTGCGGGACATGTACCAGGCCCGACACCTTGAAAAGGGTGTTACTTGTTGGGTGGAGGTTTGTTTCTGCGCCGAACCGTTGCAGGAGGAACTTCCCTATTGGGAAGAATATTTCGAAATACTTGAAATCAAAAACGCACACAGCAGAGAAAAATGTAAAGACCTCAACGGCACCGAACCCTGGGCCTGTCTGGACTGTGATTGTACCGAACGTCTTGAAGCCAGAATGAATGATTGGGGAGGCCCTTTCATAGCGAAACTGCAAAATGAAGTGATCGAAGATCAGGCAAGGGGAAAGGAGGTGCGATGACGAAAATGAGATCTGCGCAAGAAGTCTTCAACGATTGGGGGCAGGAAGATGGCGGAAGCGGAATGGAGACGGAACACTGGCCGCGGGTGAGTCAGGTGCTGTCAAGAATTGCCCCGAGTAACGGCAATTACCTCGAGCTTGGCGTTGGCAGCGGTTATGCCCTGGAATACATGGCAACACACGCATTCTCCGGCGGCCACTGCTACGGACTGGACATAAGCGACGAAATGGTGAAGACCTGCCGAAAGCGGCTTGCTCATCTTAAAAACGTCACCGCTGAAGCAGGCGACTTTCTTCAATGGCAGCCTCCTGCCGTGCGTTTTGACCTTATATTTTCTATGGAGGTCTTCTATTATTTCGAAGACATGCAAGCAGGCCTCAACAAAGCTGCCGATCTGCTGGCCCCCGGGGGAGAATTGCTGGTTATGGTCGACTTTTATCACGAGAATTCCGTAACGCATTCCTGGCCTGAGGATGTCGGAACTCCCATGACACTTTGGTCTGAGTCGCAATACGTTGAAGGCTTTAGCAAAGCAGGATTGGTAGACGTTCGGCAGGAACTCATTGCCGGCGGTAATTCTGAGCACGGATTGACTTTGTGTACAGGCGGAAAAATATCGTAGCAGAAGTGGCCACACTTGCGGTTGGCCAGAAATGCTGAGCCCGGAACTCTGGCGAGTTCTGCTACAGTTAAATCCCCCTGGCCCCCTTTTACAAAGGGGGAATTCAAATTTAGCGAAAGGCGACCCCCTTCCCGATTTTCCTTACAAATTTTTTATAATAATGAAATCGGGAAGGAGGCGCCTGAAGCCGTGGAGGATCCCTCGCCCCGTTGGATAGTTAAGCGGAGATAATTTTTATAAAAAAGAGGTACTTATCCCACGGGTGAGACCCGTCTTTCAGGGCGAGGAGCCGGAGCGGTCCCTAAAATTCCCGCAGTCAGCCTAAAAAATCATTTTTTAAAAAATCTAAAATTATCCTTGCATTTTAGTAAGATAAGTTTTACGTTTGTAATGTTAATCAATTGTACCTGGTTTTTCCGCCTTTCTGTTTTATGGGGTTAAGGCTTTTTTTGAGACAAAAGTAGCAAAACAAAACAAGACTCGTAGCGAATGGTGCAAGAAACTATTCAAAACGATTTTTTTTTGCCCGTGACAGACCTGGAAGAGGAAGGTACGCAACAAATATTTTTAGAGAAGGATTCGTTCAATGGAAACAGGTACTATCAAATGGTTCAACAGCTCTAAGGGGTATGGTTTCATCTCCAGAGAAGAAGGTGATGATGTCTTTGTTCATTATAATGCCATTGAAGGTGACGGCTACAGAACATTGGAAGAAGGCGACAAAGTCGAGTTTGAAATAGAGCAGGGTCCCAAAGGGCTACAAGCGAGTAAAGTCACCAAAATCTAATTTGGAAACAGGCATTTGAACAAACCCTGGCCGGTTTTGGGTCAGGGTTTTATGTTTCGTGAGCTGAAAGCTTTTTTTGCCGTTCTAAACTGTCAGGCCAATCTAATCGTTCTTGAATTCCAATTTCAATAACGTCTTACCTAATCAGTTCCCGAAGATTCTGACCAGACTCTGCCAGGTTATTTGGTAAAACCTCTCCCGAGGTAGATGGAAGATTTGCGTCATTTGGGGTCATTATAAATTAGCTTAGACTGTTTTATGAACAAGCAGGAATTCGAAGCGGTTATTGAAAAGCCGCCTAAAACTCCGGGAGCCTATATTGTCATTCCGTTTGATGTCCGGGAAGTATACGGAACCAAAGGCCGGGTTCAAGTGAAAGCGGCTTTTGATGGACATCCTTATCGCGGCTCTCTTGCACCGATGGGCGGGCGGCATGTGCTTGGAGTAAGAAAAGACATTCAACAGGCGATTGGTAAAACACATGGCGATCGGGTCAAAGTGGTGATTGAGCAGGATACGGAACCTCGGGTTGTGACAGTACCCAAAGATTTGCAAAAGCTGCTCGACGAAAATCTTAGAGCGAAAGCGTTTTTTGAAAAACTTTCCTACACGCACCGGAAGGAATATGTCACCTGGATCGAGTCGGCTAAGAAAGAAGAAACGAGACAGAGACGGCTGGAAAGGTCGCTTGAGATGCTGCAGGAGAATGTGAAGCATCCGTAAAGGGGGCGTCGAGGCAACCTCTTTCGATTACACTCAGGATAAACTCTCCGCGATATGAGAATCGTCAATATCTCGTTGTAGCGAGATCCACTCCACTTGAAAGAGACTTTTATAGATTCCCCAAATTTTCCAATTGAAAAATAGCTTTAGAAATATTATATTTAGATTCTTGCAAGAAAATCCGAGGAGCTCTAAATGTCAAAAGCAAAAGCCGAGCGCAAATCGTTCTTCAGAGATTTATTGGATCGGCGCTTACCGCAAATCCTGGGAATCTATTTGGGTGCCTGTTGGGCAGTGGTACAATTCGTCGACTTCCTGGTCAATCGGTATGTCTTGTCACCAAATTTAACAGACGTCGCCATCGTTGTCTTAATCTCTTTTATCCCGACAATTATGCTGCTTGCCTATTTTCACGGCAAACCGGGCCGGGATCGTTGGACCAGAATGGAGAAAATTGGCATCCCGTTTAATTTGGTTCTTACGGGTACCCTGGTCTTTTTCATATTTAGTGGACAAGAATTAGGCGCGGCTTCAAAGACGATAACTGTATTGGATGAGCAAGGTAACCAAATTGAGCGGGTCATTCCAAAAAGTCAATTCCGTAAAAAGATGGTCTTATTTTACTTCGATAATGAGACCGGTGACTCCGAACTCGATTGGCTGCAGTATGGATTTTCGTTTATGATTGGCTACGACCTGTCGCAGGATATGTTTCTGGATATCAGAAATGTCCACGACTCGGGATTCACGCCCGGAGATTACTACATTTACAAAAAAATAAAGGAAGCCGGTTTTGCCAAAGCAACGGGTGTGCCGTTAGCGCTTAAAAGAAAAGTCACCAACG from candidate division KSB1 bacterium includes:
- a CDS encoding cold-shock protein, whose translation is METGTIKWFNSSKGYGFISREEGDDVFVHYNAIEGDGYRTLEEGDKVEFEIEQGPKGLQASKVTKI
- a CDS encoding class I SAM-dependent methyltransferase, with product MTKMRSAQEVFNDWGQEDGGSGMETEHWPRVSQVLSRIAPSNGNYLELGVGSGYALEYMATHAFSGGHCYGLDISDEMVKTCRKRLAHLKNVTAEAGDFLQWQPPAVRFDLIFSMEVFYYFEDMQAGLNKAADLLAPGGELLVMVDFYHENSVTHSWPEDVGTPMTLWSESQYVEGFSKAGLVDVRQELIAGGNSEHGLTLCTGGKIS
- a CDS encoding OmpA family protein; translated protein: MTVRGGYVFDDKRDQRLFNKFSLGLSFRLDDYINTSRHANKANPIFKNAELRLDGGFLNSKTFSDVYQGSVTYRPLGPEPFQFVESDSMSFDVTKRPTFSYQVCDSVKLAWEATNDPDLYDEVNYLLLITKNDSTVLNEYIELAKRNEINSYLRDYETSPRLEDFTEVRLLHIPSQNHNLTNGSSILEVVRGSKFLVHKKAQEISHKLYIPIDAPGHYFWTVLAYDQNRHFRVIETSRGNIARFYTKPAPLLTITMRKDELEKIAYVKITNTGQLAVDKKFLVRITAFDSTESKSILLTSKKEPKGELAKAGLYMSSTSLPMQIINWENSPRGKIIKRKVIPELQAGDSLKFKIELDKDYPYIIAEIDSGNTICANKRDTLSLYDLALKKTVVVAPFRPRVFFHPVGSWNLTPSAEIELRRLSSAFKSEKLKDGCIKIDGHTDEQGWPGRTSNENDSLNAELSLKRVESVRDFLISQGVDSTHVFVQGYGRSSPRIPNVKLTYARLEKAARDSLHRINRRVEMYLIRKKCKDGLGINCSILSAVECTADTLKTINAGDELKYVLTVQNHGAFTARDILLEDIFPQHLIPVNNQIFTTGIGNSNYHFSHNIEVLPPGSIATIELLFTVSSALPDTLLEIVNTAVLSAQNDMELENNASSDTIYVFGGQPPNIEPVATNVKIKGRTQVRDVLMGSYNFYDSDRDPEGESTFRWLRDGKVINGETGETYELQPGDLGFRIQFEVTPVSQSGAGPGSAVKSAGTSHIRERPNSPPSAIALKIIGKPEIGTTLRANYRYNDYEGDRQGASVIRWLRNDSTMSEQTGKIYKLSAVDKGSTIGFEITPIARSGKTLGKTVRSLAIGPIHEKLNSPPQVASVEIRGILEVDQILTGSYVCHDPDGDPLGQATLRWLRNGIPIPSATSGNYKLRLEDLDTRITFEVTPISQTGVKRGKAKASLPTQPIKRYRPR
- a CDS encoding DUF1905 domain-containing protein, producing MNKQEFEAVIEKPPKTPGAYIVIPFDVREVYGTKGRVQVKAAFDGHPYRGSLAPMGGRHVLGVRKDIQQAIGKTHGDRVKVVIEQDTEPRVVTVPKDLQKLLDENLRAKAFFEKLSYTHRKEYVTWIESAKKEETRQRRLERSLEMLQENVKHP